The following DNA comes from candidate division KSB1 bacterium.
CCTATTTTTTGAAAAGAGAAAGCGCCCATATCGTCAATATTGCCAGCATTGCCGGGAAATACGGAACCGAGGGCCTGGTCGCTTATTCCGCCTCGAAACATGGGGTTGTCGGCTTCAGTTCAGCGCTGCGTTTTGAATTGCAGGATACTCACATTGGGGTGAGCTGCATCTTTCCAAGTCAGGTCGAAACTCGTTTGAGTGAAGGCGTGTTAAACACATTTCTGACTCCCCTGATACAACCACGCGAAGTAGCTCAGGCGGTGAGAAAAGCTGTGGAGAAAAATTTACCTGAGGTTTATGTCCCCAAAAGCCAGCGTTTTGTGGTGTCCATTTTGCCAAGTTTAGCGCCCGGTTTTGCACGCTGGTTTGCCAAATGGACGAATGCATCCAAAGGCTGGGTCCAGGCAAAAAAAGAGATTCCCGCTGACGTTGCGGAAGAACGAGAAACCTAAGAACATCAATATTTCCAAACTTTATTCTAATAGTTGTTTTTTCTCCAGGACCGTAACACGATTTTTCTCTGTTAATTGTAATTCCCTCCTGGAGATTTATACAGCTGCCTCCCTCTTCTAGACTATCCTTAACAAAAGGAATTAAAACAGCAGCCAGTCCCGCAACCGCACTAACAACCAAAAGAATCATTAAAACAACCACAATCACTCCAGATACCCCTTTTTTATTTTTGGGCCTCATTTTAACTAGTGATAGATTTCTCATTCTTATCACAATTATACGGCTGACCGTTATCATCTTTTAGGATAGGAATTAAAGCTTCTGGCGTTCCTTCACCATCAATAGTACAAGAACCAGCCCCTGCAGGAGGAATAGGACTCCCAAGATCACAACCTACTATCTCGCCAGTATCAACCCTAACTTTTACACCTTCTATAGTAGCCTGGTTACCATT
Coding sequences within:
- a CDS encoding SDR family oxidoreductase, coding for MRVKDKTVLITGAARGIGQAIVIEFAKAGADVIGVDLSLADVQQTAEAVEKPGRTFKGLACDITDETAVSMMLKEAQQFKSGFDILVNNAGVLPSGPFMDRDFAVWRKTVETNLTALMVLTHLVLPYFLKRESAHIVNIASIAGKYGTEGLVAYSASKHGVVGFSSALRFELQDTHIGVSCIFPSQVETRLSEGVLNTFLTPLIQPREVAQAVRKAVEKNLPEVYVPKSQRFVVSILPSLAPGFARWFAKWTNASKGWVQAKKEIPADVAEERET